From Helicobacter macacae MIT 99-5501, a single genomic window includes:
- a CDS encoding NAD(P)-dependent alcohol dehydrogenase → MAIKGFAMLKIGSVGWIEKDAITPCGPLDAICRPLAIAPCTSDIHTVYEGGIGERHNMFLGHEAVGEVIEVGELVKDFKVGDKVIAPAITPDWGSINAQRGFAQHSGGALAGWKFSNFKDGVFAEKFHINEADANLAHLPENVDVADAVMLCDMVTTGIHCAENADIKPGESVAVIGLGPVGLMACAGANLMGASEIYAVDCIEFRADIAKKYYGATHYIDFTKGAFFDQINEITKGKGVDKVVIAGGTTSTIGECCCCVKNGGVVSNVNYLGTGDNITIPRVAWDVGMGHKDIRGGLTPGGRYRMEKLASLLSTKKLSVKPLITHKLDGFGKIEEALELMRNKPAGLIKPVVVC, encoded by the coding sequence ATGGCTATAAAAGGTTTTGCGATGCTAAAAATCGGCTCGGTTGGTTGGATAGAAAAAGACGCTATCACGCCTTGTGGTCCGCTAGATGCGATATGTCGCCCCCTAGCGATTGCACCCTGCACTTCAGATATTCACACAGTTTATGAGGGTGGTATCGGCGAGCGACACAATATGTTTTTGGGACACGAAGCAGTGGGTGAAGTCATCGAAGTTGGTGAGTTAGTAAAAGATTTTAAAGTCGGTGATAAAGTCATAGCTCCCGCTATCACGCCTGATTGGGGCTCGATAAATGCACAAAGAGGATTTGCCCAGCATAGTGGTGGCGCACTTGCAGGGTGGAAATTTTCAAACTTCAAAGACGGTGTGTTTGCAGAAAAGTTTCACATAAATGAAGCCGATGCAAATCTAGCGCACCTCCCAGAAAATGTCGATGTCGCCGATGCAGTAATGCTGTGCGATATGGTTACCACAGGGATTCACTGCGCAGAAAATGCTGATATAAAGCCGGGTGAGTCTGTGGCAGTCATCGGGCTAGGACCTGTGGGACTTATGGCTTGCGCAGGTGCAAACCTAATGGGTGCTAGCGAAATCTACGCCGTTGATTGCATAGAGTTCCGCGCTGATATTGCCAAAAAATATTATGGCGCAACGCATTATATAGATTTCACAAAAGGTGCGTTTTTTGACCAAATCAATGAAATCACAAAAGGCAAGGGAGTAGATAAAGTCGTAATCGCAGGCGGAACTACAAGCACGATAGGCGAGTGCTGCTGCTGTGTCAAAAACGGCGGTGTCGTATCAAATGTCAATTATCTAGGCACGGGGGATAATATCACTATTCCTCGCGTGGCGTGGGATGTAGGAATGGGACACAAAGACATAAGAGGCGGGCTAACCCCCGGTGGACGCTACCGAATGGAAAAGCTAGCCTCTTTGCTCTCCACCAAAAAGCTAAGTGTCAAACCACTCATCACACACAAGTTAGATGGCTTTGGCAAGATAGAGGAAGCACTAGAATTGATGCGAAACAAGCCAGCAGGGCTTATCAAACCTGTGGTGGTATGCTAG